tattattttatttttttttaacagtaatcCTTTTAGATTCTTTCCCAGTTCCAGCAACTGCCCCTTCATTATTTCTTGCCTCTCATATCCCTATTtccacttcctctctctccccatacAATCTCAAATCTTCAGGTTATCAAATGATGGGCATGGTTGGTCTTCATCATTTAGGGTACATCTGAATCCTCTTCCATATGATAGGTGCGTAAGTAGCCCAGTACCTTTTGGaacttgcctgcctgccttctccccttccttcctccccaacaccctctgcccctcattgAACCGTTTTAGCTTTCTTATCCATTCCTAGTAGTTTCAAATTCCACCTGGTACTCCCCGTTACTCACTGCTCTTGTAAGGTGGTCAATTTGGGCATAATGGCAAGATGAGGTCCAGGAGCTTTTATATGTTTTTCATCATAGTAAATTGTGGAAGTGAGTGGAGACTTATGGGTCAAATTCTAACAGAATCCTCTCCTTTCTGCTTAGAGAATTCAACGGTCATATGGCCCGAAATGGTTTATTACCAATGGGGTCGCTGCTATTGCGCATTCTGGTTTCATTGCTTTGAGTGCAGGTTGCCTATTTCTTTACATCGGAATCcgaaagaatcagaaaaggagCCAACTGAAATAAAGGAATGGAGATGGAAAGGCAGGAACTGTTAAAAGAGCAACAGAATGACTGTAAAGGGAAAACATTAAGCTAAGGAAATAGTACGAAGTGCAGGTGTAAAACGGCAATGCTACACGAGAGTGTAAGGAATTACACTGTGGCTGCTTCACGGGGAAATTGCTCTGAAGACAACTCTCGGGGTCGCTGGAACTTTGGGGTGCGAGGGAGGGGAGGGACCCGGACGGTGCAAACGAtcacctgcctcctcctcacCGGAGCCTTGGCACCCCAGCACCGCGCCTCGACACGGAACAGTTGCCAGGGAGTATCTGCGTAAGAAACACAACAGCAGCCCAAGTCCCCGGTGTTTTCAGACAAACTACACATTCCCGTGACACAGTCACTTGCACGCCCCGCAGTCTCCATCTAAGGCAGGATTCCTGGGGGAAATGACCTGACTTCCAGGAGAGTGTAGGGCCTCCGCGGGCTACAGTTCTTTGGGCTGCGTGTTGGGGctcggggcagggtggggggtgcagagagggCATAGCTCGGTGGAGCAGATACGGAGCGCCCTGCAGGTGTGCCTCTGCTCCTCCGCCCGGCGGGCCCCCGCGCACTCCTGCCCCCGCCGCGGGCAGCTCTGCGGGGGTCACCGGGAGGCTCTCGGGGGCCGCACGTCCCCTGTGCCTGGCGCCTCTCGCCTGCACCCGCCGCCCCTGCAAGGATGCCGAGGTCCAGGCACGTTGCCGTGCGGCGCCCAAGTGCTCCCCAACACCAGCCGGGGATCCCCAAGTCCAGGCCCGCCGGTCGGGCCCCCGCCCGCCGCTGCCGGggggaggtcggggtgggggggggaaggcGGGAAGCGGAGCGGGGGCCCCGGAGCCCCGCTGCCCCGCTGCCCCGCTGCCCCGCGCGGGATCCGGCGCCCCGGCTGCCGCAGCTGCAGGGTGGAGGGCGGCGCGGCGGGccggagccgggggggggggggagggggccgcgcCCCGCGAGCCCGGGGGCCCGCGCTCCCCGCCCTCCTTCCGGCGCcgcggggctggggctgaggccgAGGCCGGGCAGGGGCGGCGCGCGCGGCTCGGCGAGGGCGTCTCGGGAGCgccgaggggcggggggaggcgcaGGCcgcggaggaggcggaggagggggAGCCGCGGGAGGAGGGGGAGAtgcccggagccgccgccgccgccgccgccgccgcgatgCTCCCGGCCCAGGAGGCTGCCAAGCTGTACCACAGCAACTATGTGCGGAACTCGCGGGCCATCGGCGTGCTGTGGGCCATCTTCACCATCTGCTTTGCCATCGTCAACGTGGTGTGCTTCATCCAGCCCTACTGGATCGGCGACGGCGTGGACACCCCGCAAGCCGGCTATTTCGGGCTCTTCCACTACTGCATCGGCAACGGCTTCTCCCGGGAGCTGACCTGCAGGGGCAGCTTCACGGACTTCTCCACGCTGCCCTCGGGCGCCTTCAAAGCCGCCTCCTTCTTCATCGGCCTCTCCATGATGCTCATCATCGCCTGCATcgtctgcttcaccctcttctTCTTCTGCAACACGGCCACGGTGTACAAGATCTGCGCCTGGATGCAGCTCACCTCCGGTGAGTGCGCGCTGCCCCgggggcggcgggagcggcggggggAGCCCCGGGGTTCCCCAGCCCGGCCCCGGCGCCCTGTCCCGGGCTTCCCACAAGCTCCGGAGCGCGGGGGCCGCGCGGGAGGCGGGGCGCCTGCTGGGCCGGGGGGTGCGACCCCCGGGCGCCCGGGGCGCCagcgggaggcggggcgggggcggctgggGGAGCCCGCCGTGGAGCAGGGCCCGGCCGCGCCCCGGGAGCCGCTGGCGCGGGAGGGAAACTGTTTCACTCCGTCCCGGGCagttatgcaaaaaaaaaaataaaaataaaaaaataaaataaataaataataataataataatgcatccTCCACCTGGAAGGGAGTAAATGCCGATTCTGCTTTGGGTTCCGCTCTTTGAAGAACAGAGCAGCTTAGACCGTCCCTTCGCAGTTCCCCAGGTGTCACGTCCTCCGCTTGCTCCCTTGTCCGCGAAGGTCCTCACCTGAAATCCTCCAACGGAGAGCCCCAGGGGGTCAGGACGTCTCGGGGTCTCATCCCGGGGAAGGGGCTGTAGGGACATGGGTTCACAGGGAAGGTCTCGTTTCTGTAGCGTTtctgatcacttttttttttttttgcccgtGCATGCGAGATTGTTGCGAGCTGGAGGATATGAAAGTACTTTTTTTCCCTGAGCATCAAAGTTACTTTTAACCCAGGAAGGATGGGAGGTGCATTTCTCGGTGGCTCTGGAGACGCCCGGGGCCAAACGGACGCCCCTCTCGGCTGCCCATTCTGCCTGGCACCTTGGGTGTCCTGCCCTCTAAGGGCAGCCTCGTCCCTCGGACACTGGACACCCTCCTGTTCCGACACCGCGGGGGTCTTTTGGTTTTATGGATGGTCTGGTTGTGGAAGACCGTAGGATATCTCAGGCAGTCAGGCTGTCTAATTTGTGTCCTGTTttattgcccccccccccttttaaaagcTGTTACCTTCAAAGATTTTGTACTTCTGCCTGGAGAGGTTTTTTGGGGGAGAAGGGATCTGATCCCTGAGTTTACCAGTGTTGTAGGATGATCAAGTCCTTTTAGAGGTGCTGGGTGAGAGCATTAAGGTCCCTGATCTTCTATTGCTGGTTGATATAAGAGAAACTTGTGGGAGACTAAGCTTGGGTTATGGAAGTATTTGCTTTGTATGAAGTGTGTCTCAGCTGATTGTGATTTGCCGTGTTCTTTCTGAGAACACGTGCAGGTGAAAGGCAAGAAGTGAGCACCAGCTGAGAAACATGCGTCCCCCTCCTTCTCCAGACTGCTATCCTCCCGAAATGCTCCAAGCACTCCATGGACACCCTGTGTTTTTATCTATAATGTTAACTTCTATGGCAATTTCAGGAGCAGACTAACTTTGACATTGggaatgaattcatttattacagTTCTTGACATTTGGCTCCGGTTTGACTTTGAAGACAATAAGACATTGAGGATGCAGATGCTTTAGAAAAAGAATTGACCCTGCACagctaattttaatttttctaagttaAATGACCTATTTAGACTGATGATTCAAATTAGATTGTTTTTTGAAGGTTTAAAAGAAATTTGCAGGTGATTTCTGAACAACatgtccttattttattttaatgaatttttgtaCTCTAAACccaagctttttttttgtttttagtttattttcaaaaggaaagaaaacaatcttTGGGAAAGAATGACCAGTTTTGGAGTTAATACAACTGTAACTAtgatagagttttttttttttttttctttcctttttctggaatAGAGCACACAGGAATCATTCTGGGGTAGTTGAAATGCGATGTCATGTTTTCAGAAGTTTCACATAAATATACTATCCTGTTTCCCATATGTCAACATCAAATGTGATGATGGCCTTTGTACTAATGAAGATATTTGGATGTTTGCCTCATTTTTGGAAGAGTCCAGGTCGTTAAGTTCTAGGCATACTTTC
This is a stretch of genomic DNA from Canis aureus isolate CA01 chromosome 21, VMU_Caureus_v.1.0, whole genome shotgun sequence. It encodes these proteins:
- the LHFPL3 gene encoding LHFPL tetraspan subfamily member 3 protein isoform X2 produces the protein MPGAAAAAAAAAMLPAQEAAKLYHSNYVRNSRAIGVLWAIFTICFAIVNVVCFIQPYWIGDGVDTPQAGYFGLFHYCIGNGFSRELTCRGSFTDFSTLPSGAFKAASFFIGLSMMLIIACIVCFTLFFFCNTATVYKICAWMQLTSAACLVLGCMIFPDGWDSDEVKRMCGEKTDKYTLGACSVRWAYILAIIGILDALILSFLAFVLGNRQDSLMAEELKAENKDDGNA
- the LHFPL3 gene encoding LHFPL tetraspan subfamily member 3 protein isoform X1; this encodes MPGAAAAAAAAAMLPAQEAAKLYHSNYVRNSRAIGVLWAIFTICFAIVNVVCFIQPYWIGDGVDTPQAGYFGLFHYCIGNGFSRELTCRGSFTDFSTLPSGAFKAASFFIGLSMMLIIACIVCFTLFFFCNTATVYKICAWMQLTSAACLVLGCMIFPDGWDSDEVKRMCGEKTDKYTLGACSVRWAYILAIIGILDALILSFLAFVLGNRQDSLMAEELKAENKVLLSQYSLE